A DNA window from Arachis hypogaea cultivar Tifrunner chromosome 18, arahy.Tifrunner.gnm2.J5K5, whole genome shotgun sequence contains the following coding sequences:
- the LOC112770767 gene encoding uncharacterized protein isoform X7, translating to MAVAAFKSSSRRGNQNHSNSTSATSARSSRQESRTKAPIRRSRSVSAFSRGSSDISTEFLNKRDNPLFCSVTPSSPPGNDDAQPPPSSLLLEASDFDRPTPSASNPNNKASGPRGRHVTRNVDAKGGSWSSSTGRSLSRSDAGRRTRSASQCPASRRLWSYSTSESETDALDSSDLRFVESNRKGGLFGSDSGMVDQVRDLRRWSSQHSSTEVSDSFAATLSSLETQRCADAVSMVSSGYGSDVKTIKAVSEKMSVQGGPLVTSDVYETVRSEVRRAISEIQTDLESAIQRSNATAIAVTNIADIPPCLVNPDAEELVFEIRREYAQKLEESQERARNLRANLAVEEHCGQELDRILKEVLPYPKTPNVQKSHPTRKVPLTATTRHTTNKQILACNHRGAGGKAFPSLIIDIKKEYHPSFLILLETHGQWTKGSVGGKTGFDSSHVIEAADHVSISIIDV from the exons atgGCCGTTGCGGCATTCAAATCATCCTCCAGaagaggaaaccaaaaccattCAAATTCCACCTCCGCAACTTCTGCCAGATCCTCCCGCCAGGAATCACGAACCAAAGCCCCCATTCGAAGGTCAAGGAGCGTAAGCGCGTTTTCCAGGGGCAGTTCGGACATTTCTACTGAATTCCTCAACAAGAGAGACAACCCTCTCTTCTGCAGCGTCACCCCTTCATCACCACCCGGTAACGACGACGCCCAACCGCCGCCCAGCTCACTTCTTCTAGAAGCCTCCGATTTCGACAGACCCACACCATCTGCTTCCAATCCCAATAACAAGGCCTCCGGTCCACGTGGCCGTCACGTGACGCGAAATGTTGATGCCAAGGGAGGGTCATGGTCCTCGTCAACGGGTCGGAGCTTGTCGAGATCGGATGCGGGTCGCCGCACTCGATCCGCTTCTCAATGTCCGGCTTCGAGGCGGCTATGGAGTTATTCAACTTCTGAG AGCGAAACTGATGCTTTAGATAGCAGTGATCTGAGGTTTGTTGAGAGTAATAGAAAAGGTGGTTTGTTTGGAAGTGATAGTGGTATGGTGGATCAAGTGAGAGATCTGCGCAGGTGGTCTAGTCAGCATTCATCTACCGAGGTTTCTGACTCTTTTGCTGCAACTTTG TCTAGCTTGGAAACTCAGAGGTGTGCAGATGCAGTTTCTATGGTGAGCTCTGGATATGGATCTGATGTGAAAACTATCAAAGCTGTTAGTGAAAAGATG TCAGTACAAGGAGGTCCGCTGGTAACCAGTGATGTATACGAGACAGTTCGCTCTGAAGTGAGGCGTGCTATTTCTGAGATTCAGACTGATCTTGAGAGT GCTATCCAAAGGAGTAATGCCACTGCTATTGCTGTTACCAACATAGCTGATATTCCTCCTTGCTTGGTAAACCCGGATGCGGAAGAATTGGTTTTTGAGATCAGAAGAGAGTATGCCCAAAAACTTGAAGAG TCCCAGGAGCGAGCTAGAAATCTTAGAGCAAACCTGGCTGTTGAAGAACATTGTGGACAGGAACTGGACAGAATCTTGAAAGAAGTTTTACCTTATCCAAAGACCCCTAATGTGCAGAAGTCTCATCCAACAAGAAAA GTTCCATTGACTGCCACAACAAGGCACACAACTAATAAGCAAATTTTAGCATGCAATCACAGAGGGGCTGGTGGTAAAGCCTTTCCATCACTGATTATAGATATAAAAAAGGAATACCATCCTAGCTTCCTTATTCTTTTAGAAACTCATGGGCAGTGGACAAAAGGGTCAGTTGGTGGGAAAACGGGGTTTGATAGCTCACATGTTATTGAAGCTGCTGACCATGTGTCTATATCTATAATTGATGTATGA